The Paenibacillus thermoaerophilus DNA window AATGGACCGTTCGCGCGGCCGACGGGCAGGAGGTCGGGCTGGACGCGTACAAAGGCAACGTGCTGCTGATCGTAAACGTCGCGTCCGCTTGCGGATTCACCCCGCAGTATGCGGGACTGGAATTTCTGTACCGGCGCTACCGCCAGGCCGGATTGCGCGTGCTGGCGTTTCCGTGCAATGACTTTGGCGCGCAAGAGCCGGGCACGATGGAGGAGATCCGGGCGTTTTGCTCGCGGAATTACGGGGTGACCTTCGACCTGTTCGAGAAGATCAAAATAGTCGGCGAGGAGGCCCATCCGCTGTATAAGCACCTGACGCAGTCGCCCGGCTTTGCGGGAGATGTCGCCTGGAACTTCGAAAAGTTTCTCGTCGGCCGCACGGGCCGGACGATCGGGCGCTTCCCGAGCCGCACGCCTCCGGACGATCCCGAGCTGATCGCCGCGATCGAAGCGGCTCTGGCGCAGGACGCCGGCTGAGCAGAGGCGGTGATCGGAATGGGGCGGCGGGAAGAATGGACCTGGACGGCCCGGGACGGGTTGCGTCTGCACGGCGTCGGCTGGCGGCCGGATGCGGAGCCCCCGGCGGGAGCGGTGCTGCTCGTTCACGGCATGGGCGAGCATATCGGCCGATACGAGCATGTGGCGGCGGCCATTGCCGGCGCGGGGTACGCCTGCGTCGGCTTTGATCTGCGCGGCCACGGCCGGTCGGGTGGCCGGCGCGGGGACGCCGAATCGTACGAGCATCTGCTCGACGACGTCGATCTGGCGCTGACCCGGCTGCGCGAATACGCGCCGGACGTGCCGGCGTTCGTATGGGCGCACAGCTACGGCGGCGCGATCGCGCTTAATTATGCTATCCGCCGCCGGCCCGGCTTGGCCGGAATGGTCGTCACCGGGCCGTGGCTGAGGCTGGCGTTCGAGCCGCCGGCGTGGAAGCTGGCGGTCGGACAAGTATTTCGGCGCGTCTGGCCGTCGTTCACGATGAAGCGGGGCATCCGTTCCGGCCGGCTGACAAGGATCGCCGAGGCGGAGGCGGACGCGATGAGCGATCCGCTTAACCATGGCGTGATCTCGGCCCGCAGCTTTTTCGGCGCGAAGGAACATGGCCTCCGGGCGCTTCGCGAGGCGGACGGGCTGCCCAGTCCGATCCTGCTGATGCACGGAGGGGACGATCAGGTGACGGACGCCGGGGCGAGCCGGGAACTGGCGGACCGGCTCGGGGAGCGCTGCACGTTCCGCCTGTACGAAGGAATGGCGCATGAGCTCCATAACGATTGGTGCAAGGACGAGATGCTGGGAGAGGCGCTTCGGTGGCTGGACGAACGGACGCGGGAACTGCGGCCCGAACTGGCGGCCCCGAGCGATGAGAACAGAGAAGCCAACGACTTGGACGAGACGAAGGAGAATTGCGGGGATGCTACTTCTTGGCATTGATATCGGCACGACTAACAGCAAAGTAGGTTTGTTTGACGAGCAGGGAAGGACGGTGGCCATCGAGAGCCGGCCGACGGTCGCGTATACGCATGCGGACGGCTACTCCTATTACGATCCGGAGGAGATGTGGCAGGGCTTCGCATCGGCGGTGCGCGCCGTCCTGGAACGGGCGGGCGGCCGGAAAGTCGGCGCGATCGGAATCACCAGCATGGCCGAGAGCGGGCTGCTGGTCGATGTGGAGACGGGCAAGGCGCGGTCGCCGTTTATGCCGTGGTACGATACGTGTTCGCAGGCTCAGGCGGAGCGGATCGCGGCCGAGTCGGATGCGTACGAGCGCTTCCGGGCGAGCGGGCTGCGCAACAGCTTCAAGCTCGGTCTGGCGAAGCTGATGTGGATTCGCGACCGGTTCCCCGAGGCGTTCGGCGGCTCGCGCTGGCTCTCGGCTTCAAGCTACATCGCCTACCGCCTGACGGGCTCGATGGCGATCGACTATACGCTGGCGGCCCGCACTTACGCGTACCGCATCGACAGCAAGCAGTGGGACGACGCCTGGATTCGCCACTTCGGCTTCGATCCGGCGATCTTCCCCGAGGCGATTCCCGGCACGGCTTCGGCCGGGACGACGGTCGAAGGAGCGGCCGGACTGCCGGCCGGCATCCCGGTCGTCATCGCCGGCCACGACCATGTGGTGGCCGCGCTTGCCGCGGGAGCGATCACGCCGGGCGTCGTATACGACTCCATGGGGACGGCCGAGACGCTGGTCGGCACGCTGCAGGAACGCCCGCTGGGCCGCGCGGAGTTCGATTCCGGCATGTCGTACGGGCTTCACATCGCCCCCGGCCGGCTGTTCTGGATGGGCGGCAACTCGGCTTCCGGAGGCTCGGTCGAATGGCTGCGCAAGCTGCTGGCGGACGAGCAGATGAGCTATGAGAAGCTGCTGTCGCTGCTGGCTTCCCGAGAGCCGGGACCGACGGGCATTCTCTACTATCCGTATTTGCCGGGCAGCGGTGCACCCAGACCGGATACGAAAGCCCGCGGGTCTTTTATCGGCTTGACGAACAAGCACGGCAAAGCCGACTTGATCCAGGCGGTGCTGGAAGGAACGGCGTATCAGCTGCAAAGCATCCGCCGCGCGGCCGAGCGGATCGCAGGCGAGCCGATCGAACGGCTTGTCGTGGTCGGGGGCGGCACGCGCAACCCGTATTGGCTGCAGACGAAGGCCGACGTGCTGAATGCGACCCTGGATCTGCCGCCGGTCGAGGAGGCGACCCTGCTGGGAGCAGCACTTGCGGCGGGCGTCGGCGGAGGCGTATACGGCTCGGTTGAGGAAGCGGCAGCGGCGGTGCGTCTGGAAGGCGGGCGCCAAGTTGCGCCGGACGCCGAGCGGCACGAACGGTACAAGCGGCTGTACGAGCAGGGCTACGAAGCGCTGCAGGACGCGCTGCGCGTGTATTTCCGCAGCTTGTAAACAAGCAAGGGTGCGACATCCCGAAAGGGATGCGCACCCTTTTTTCAAGGACAGGGGACAGCCGGGGCGGGAGCGAGGCTGTTTTACGCTATAAAATATCGTTAACGCGCCCGTACGGGCCGTTCCGTATGCATTTAGCGATGCAAAATATCGCTAACGCCTGGAATCAGCGGAAACGAACCGGGAAACCGGCCCTTTAGCAATATTTTATATTGCTAAGCATCGTCGCGGGCCACGGTTTTCCGGCAGTAACGATAAAAAATAGAGTTAAAGATCCCGCATGCAGAATCTCCGGGAGGGCCGGCGTCTGCCGCCTCCCCTGCCCGGCCGGCTCCTCCCGACTTGCCGCAGGAGATCCCCGCTTTAAGCCGGCCCCCTTCACAATATCAACTTCCCATGTCCTTGCGCAGAAAGATCGCCAGCGAGAGGCGGTAGGAGACGAACAAAAGCGCAAGACCGACGAGAGGCAGCGCATATAGGAACGGAAAGCCGGAAACGTTCGCAATGCCGATGTCCACCGAATCCGCGACGGAAATAAATCCGGCGATGCCCGCAGCGGTCAGAAACAGGGTGCTAAACGTTGCGATCGCGGCGCTTTTGGTTCCCAGCCAGTAATACAAGGGATAATACAAAGACGTGAACAGCATGGACACGAACACGGCCAACGCCAAGGTTTGCAGCGAAAACGGGAAATCCTCTGGTCCGTATCGCACCTGATTGCTCAAATTGGACAAACAACCCAATACAATCCCGATGGCGAGATAGACGAAAAACGAAGCGTATTTGGCCTGGACGATTTGCTTCCGTCCCACCGGCAGGCTGCCCACGAAAAGCATGCTCTTGTTGCGGATCTCCAGATTGGTGGCGAACAGCGTCAGCATCATCGTCGGAAGAACCACGAGCATCATCGGCGAGAAGGGCGTGACGGTGATCACGCCGAACACCAGGACGTAAGCCGCAACAAATAGAAAATACCAGCGCAAAACGATCAGATCTTTGCGGATGAGGTTAAGCATAAGAACGGGCGTCCCCCTTCGCGGTGAAAAACAAAATATCCTCCAGCGTCGGACGTCCGATCTGCGCATGGCCGGCGAATAAACGTTCGGCCCCCCGCCGGTCGGCCGTCAGTCCTTCGAATCCGACGGACGTCTCGCGGATGCCGACGAACAGGCGGCGGATGTCCGGGTCCAGCAGCTCCCTGGCGGCGCGAACGATTGCGTAGCGATCGAATATGTGCTCCTTGGGCTCATTGAACACAAGCTTTCCCCGGTTGAGGAAGGCCATATAATCCGCGATGCGGTCGAGGTCGGTCGTGATGTGGGTGGAGAACAGAACCGTCTTCCGTTCGTCCAGCATCAGCTCGGCGAGAATATCGAGCAGTTCCCGGCGAAATACCAGATCGAGCCCCGCGGTCGGCTCGTCCATGATCAGCAGATCGGCCTGATGGGACAAGGCGAAAGCGAGCGCAAGCTTCATTTTCATGAACCTCGCCGCCGTTCGGAAGGGAGATGCCCATCATGATCCGGATGAGCGTGCTTTTGCCCGCGCCGTTGGGGCCGATCAAACCGGTAATGAAGCCTTGCTTCACCTCGAGAGATACGTTCTCCAGCGCGAAACGGCTGAAGCGTTTCGTGACGTTGCGAAGCTCGATGATCGGATTTTCCATGGATCAATCCTCTCCTTCCTCGTATAACAGTCGGATATGGGCGATCAGTTCCTCGAGGGGCATCTGCAGAGACTTGCTTTCCTGCACGACTTCGATCAGCTTGTTTTCCAGCAGCCGAAGCCGCTGTTCCCGGATAAATTGGGGGCTTGCGCCGGACACGAACGAGCCTTTGCCGACGACCGAATCGATCAGCCGCTCCTTCTCCAGCTCCTCATAAGCCCGCTTGGTCGTGATGACGCTGATCTGCAGGTCCTTGGCCAATTGACGGATGGACGGCAAGCTCTGACCGGGCGCCAGTTCCCCGTTCAGGATCGCGCTGCGGATCTGCCGGACAATCTGGGAATAGATCGGTTCGTCGGAGGCGTTGGACAACATAATGTTCATGGCTTCACCGCTTATTTTGTATTTAGTGTATATATATAATATATACACTATGAACATAGAGGTCAAGGGGAAGGGACCCGCAATCGGCGTTCTCCGAAGCGGCCAACATCAAAATAAAAAGCACCCGCCGCGCCGGTCAGGCGCAGCAGGTGCGAAGGAGCGCTCCATGAGCGGGGGGAGCGGATGCGGGATATGCCGAATGACGACCGCCTCCGCAACCAGCCGGCGGCGTTGCGGCAGAGTCGCCCGTGAAGCAGCCGGGCAGCGGCCGGCGTCGTCCATAACGTCTACCTGGCCGGCATAGGCATCGGTTCCCCTTTCGGATACACTTGCGGTTTCGGCTTCGGGAGCGCCGGATACGTCAGCGACCCGAGTTCGGCGAGGCTGTCGAGGTCGTTGGCCTTCAGCATCGCCTCGGACAGCGTATAGAGCGTATGGCCCGCATACAGGATGCGGCGCACGGATTTGTCGTAATCGTAGCCGTACTGCCCGCTTTTCGCGAGATCGTCGTTCGTCAGATGCGTGATGCGGCCGCGCAGCTTGAAGCCCTCTTGCAGATCGATTCCGTAGACGTACGCGCCTTGGTACGTGAATTCGCCATAGGCGAGCTCGCCGGCTTCAACCTTCGATTTGTCCTTGATCTCCATCAACTGCACGGGGAACGCCATCAGCCCTTTTTCGCGGGAGAACAGCAGCGCCTTGTGATCGCTCAGCAGGTCCGAGTGCGTGCCACGGTCGCCGATGACTTCCTTGAATTTTTCCTTGGGCTGGGTAACGTCGGATACGTCGAACAGCGCGATCTTCATGCCTTGATAGAAGGCCATCGTCGCGTCCGGCCCCGCCCCTTTCGACGGGAGTTCGATCGTCTCTTTGCCGAAGCCGATCAGATGATTCTCGTCGTACGGGTGCAGGTAATCGCTGTACCCCGGGATTTTGAGCTGGCCGAGCACGGCCGGTTTGGCCGGGTCGCGCAGATCGATCGCGAACAGCGGGTCCACGTTCCGGAACGTCACCATATACGCGCGTCCGCCCATGAAGCGAACCGAGTAAATGCGCTCGCCCGGGGCCAAATCCTCCAGAGCTCCCACCTGCTTCAACTGCTCGTTCAGCACGTACACGTTGTTTTTCGACGTCGCCTCGCCGCTTGCCCACATGTCGCCTTTGGTCGTGGCGATCCGCAGGTAGCCGTCGTGTTCGTCGAGGGAGAACTGATTCAGCACGGTTCCCGGTACGGAGCCTTCGCCGACATGAAGGACGCGGCCTTGATCGAGCCGGAACTTGTAAACCTTCGTCTCCTGGCGGTAATGCTCGCCCTTCGGGATGTAGTGGCCGACCGCCACGTACAAATGCTTCGTCGAGGCGTATACCGTCTGGCCCGACCCAAGATAGGCGGATACCTGCATCTCCTGTTCGGGGCGATCCAGATCGAGCGCTCCGATCATCATGACATTGCTCTCCGGGGACTCCGGGAAATAACGGATACGGTCCAGCGGGAGCGTGCGGAGACCGGCCTCGCCGCCGGAAGCGGAATCGCGGTAGACCGGCTCGAACGAAGCTTCGGGCGGAATCGCGGCTTCGGACCCGGCAACGCTCTTGGAGTTGGCTTTGGCGTTCTCGAGAATATGGTAGACGTGGGTGTATTTGTTCGAAATCAGATACAGCGCGCCGCCGATCTTGCGGGAAGAGACGTAGTTGCCTTCGAGCTCGGTCTCACGCACAAGCTTCGGCTGGCCCGCCTGGTCGATCTCGTACACCAGCGTCTTGACCGTCGTCCGGGTCGGATGCACGGGCCAGATCGCAATCTTCTTGGCCTCGGGCTGTACGCTGCCGCTGGATTGGGCCTGATCGGCGCCGGAGCCTGCCCCCGTGTCCGCAGGCAGCAACTCATGAGACTGGCCGATCACGACGAGACGTCCGCCGTCGGCATACAGCTCCTGCGGGCGAAAACTGTCTGACGAGTAATCCAGTGTGGCGGCGAGCTTCGGTGCCGAAGGGTCGGCGATATCGGCGATCCGCACGCGGGAGCCGCTCAACTGGTAAATAAACCGGCCGTCGGTTTTGGCCCAGTCGGATTCGTCAACGCCGTCCACCTGCACGTTCGTCTTGGAATAGCCGGCTGTGTCCGTCCCCGTCTCCGAAGGAGCGGCGCTCTCGGTTTTGGCTTCCGACCGGACTTTGGCGGTGTCCCCGATTTGATCCACGGCAATGAACGAGCCGCTTTCGGCGCCGGCGACTTGAACCGTCATTCTCCCGACAGAAGCGAGCTGCTGTGTCTTCTCCAGCAGTTCGCGCAAATTCTCGGCGTTTCCGATGACGGGCAGTTCCGCCGGATCGTCCACAAGCGCCGTCCGGCTGGCGGCGTCCCAGTACACCACGGCGCCCAGCGCTTCGCCGATCGCGCGCAGCGGCACCATCGTCACCCCGTCCTTCAGCATGGGCGCGACATCGAGCCGGATCGTCCGTCCGGACGCGGTCAGCGTCGGATCTCCCAGCGTCACGACGGCGGTCTCGCCGCCGCGCGACAAGGTGACCGTATGCCGTCCGTCCGATCCTTCCTTCCACTCCACCGTCGCCCCGAGCGCCTCGGCGACGGGACGCAGCGGCACCAGCGTCGTTCCCCCAACCAGCACGGCCGGCGTATCCAGCGTCATCGGCTTGCCCCGCAGCGTCACGTTGACGGCGTCGCCTTGCGCCGGGGAGGCTTGCGCGGCCGGGGAACCGGCGGGAGCGGCCGCCGGCGCCGCGACGAGCGCAGCGGCGAGCAGAACCGCCGTTGCGGTTTTCTTCAGCATGTTCGATCGTTCCTCCTTCAAGGAAATGGCGTTCTCTCCCGACTGGAAACCATTCTCTGTTATCCACTCAGACGAGATGTCCCGGAAGAAGGTTGCAGCAGCGATCGATGGCGGTTACATTATTGAATCCACTCCCGCCGCAGCCGGAACAGGTCGCGCAGCTCGTCGGTGGACAGCTCGGTGATCCATTGCTCGCCGCCGCCGATAATCGCCCGTCCGAGCTCCTGCTTGCGTTCCAGCAGCTCGTCGATCCGTTCCTCCAGCGTGCCGAGCGTCACGAATTTATGGACCTGCACGCGTTTGGACTGGCCGATCCGGTACGCCCGGTCGGTGGCCTGGTTCTCCACGGCGGGATTCCACCAGCGGTCGTAATGGAAGACGTGATTCGCTGCCGTCAGATTGAGGCCGGTGCCGCCCGCTTTCAGGGAGAGCACGAATACGCCCGGTCCCGAGGCGCCGCCCGCCTGGAATTCCGCAATCATCGCGTCCCGTTCGGCTTTGGGCACGCCGCCGTGCAGGAACGGCACCCGTTCGCCCAGCTTGTCGCGAAGCACGGACTGAAGCAGGCGGCCCATCCCGATAAACTGCGTGAAGATGAGGCATCGGTCGCCTTCCTCGCGCAGCTCCTGGACCATCTCGACGATCCGCTCCAGCTTGCGGGAGCGGGAGATTTGCATGTCGCCGCCTTCGGCCGTCAGCAGTTCGTCCGGCTCTTTGTTGTACAGCGCCGGGTGGTCGCAGAGCTGCTTCAGCCTGAGCAGGGCCGACAGGATGCGGCCGCGGCGCTGCATGCCCTCCAGCTCGCCGATCTCGCGGAACAGCTCGTTGACGGTATGCTCGTACAGCGCCGCCTGTTCGGGCGTTAACTGAACGTACGCCTTCAGCTCCATTTTGTCCGGCAGGTCGAGGCCGACCGCCGGATCGGTCTTCACACGCCGCAGCAAAAACGGTTGAATCAGCTTCTGCAGCGCGCCCGTCCGGTCCGAGTCGCTGCGCTCGACGCCGCTGCCGAACCGGCGGTTGAATTGCGGCAGGGCGCCCAGATAACCGGGATTGAGGAAATCGAAAATCGACCAAAGCTCCGCCAGCCGGTTCTCCACCGGCGTCCCCGTCAGGGCGATGCGATGGCGGCCGGAGAGGCGGCGCACGGCGGCGGATTGCTTCGTCTGGGCGTTCTTGATGTTCTGCGCTTCGTCCAGACAGATAGCCGTCCATTCGACGGACGCCAGTTCTTCCTCGTCCAGATGGGCCAGCGCGTAGGAGGTGACCACGATGTCCGCCCCGGCGATCCAGGCGCCGAACGATTCCCCTTTTCGGCGGCCGGGACCGTAGTGCAGCTTCACGTGCAAGCCGGGGGCGAACCGCTCCAGCTCCTTCTGCCAGTTGCCGAGCACCGAGGTCGGGCAGACGAGCAGAGCGGGCGGAGCGTCGGGTTCTTCTTCGCGGACGGCGAGCAGATACGCGATGAACTGGATCGTCTTGCCCAAGCCCATATCGTCCGCGAGACACGCCCCGAAGCCGAACCGCCGCAGGAAGGACAGCCAGGCGGCGCCTTCCCGCTGATACGGGCGCAGTTCCCCGCGCAGCCCGGACGGCGGGTTCCAGGGAGGAAGCGCACGGGTGTGGCGCAGTTGGCCGATCAGGGCGGCTAGCTGCGCGTTCAGCTCCAGTTCCAGTTGAAGCCGGACGGACTCGTCTCCGTCGCCTTCTCCTTCGCCGGCCAGCTCGCCGGGCAGTTCCGTTCCGCCGAGCAGCTCCATCTCCAGCACGTCGCGGAACCGCAAGCCGCTGCCCGCGCCCGTGCGGTTCATTAACCTGCGAAGCTGGGCGAGCGTCGCCGGATCGAGGTGAACCCACTGGCCCCGGATTCGGGCGAGAGGCTGGCTCCGTTCCGCCAGTTCGCGGAATTCGGCTTCGGTCAGCTCGAGATTGCCGATCGCCAGCTTCCAGTCGAACTGGACAATCTGATCCAGCCCGAGCAGGGAGCTTCTCCCGCCTCCGCGTCCCGGCTCGCCGGTCCGCGCCCGCGCCCGCAGCTTGGGCCGCAGGCGGCGGAGCTCCTCCCACCAGTCGGGGAGGCGCACGCCGTAGCCGAAGTCATGCAGTATCGGCGCGGCTTCCGCCAGGAAGCGCCAGGCTTCCTGCGGGGTCAGCCGCGACTTGGGCGGCGTCGCCTGCGCATCGGCGGGTTCCGCGCGCAGCCACGACACAAGCTTGCCGACCCGCGAGATCCGCCGATACAGCCGGTCCGCGTACGGGGCCCACTCGTCCGGCAGGCCGCTGTTCCGCCCGTGCTTCCCGAGCGGCTCCAAGCCGCCGTCGGGCGTCACCGCCAGCTCGCGGGGCCGCTTGGCCGAGGGGTCGGCCGGCACGATGACGGTGCGCAGCGTCCACGCTTCGTCCCCGATCGGCGGACGGCCGCCGCTCTCGCTGCCGCTCGGCTCGATGTCGCCGTCTGGCGGAACCGCGCTCTCCGCATCGGGCTCCGGCAATGCCGGCTCCTCCAGCCGCAGCTCGACGCGGAATGGCGTATCGTCCGGCGTCCAGCCGATGGCCAGCAGCCAATCTTCCTCGTCCGCCCATACGTCGTCGGCGAGCGCCTGCCGCTGCATCGCGGGGAACGCCGCCTGCACGCGGTTCCACTGTTCGAGCAGCCCGCCCTGCCGCTCCAGCCGCAGCCGTACGAACTGCTCCGTCCACTCCGCCGCCAGCGGGCCCGCGTCCCGGAGCATGTCAACGCCCCGCATGCGCCAGGCGAGGCGTCCTTGCCGCCAGGCGTCGTAATCCGGCACGATGTCCCCGGCGTCGGCCGCGGCCTTGAGCTGGCGGGCGATCCGGCGGATGTCCTCGGCCTGTTCGTCCCATTCGACGGAGCCGAACGGATTCGCCACGGCGTCGGATTCGGCGAACAGATCGACCGCCCAGTCGGCCGGCAGCGCAAATCCTTCGAATCCGCCTGTCTGAACGGTCTCCAGCAGCGTGCCGTAATAGGAGGGAGCATGCCAAGCCATCAGCAGATGCTTGAGCTGCGTCGGCTCGACCGGGGCGTAACGCGCGCGCTTGCCGTCCGCTCCGGAATATTTCCATTCGCCGGAGACGGCGAACGTTCCGTCCGCGCGCCATTCGACCCGCACTTTTATCGGGTTGGTGCCGATTCCTGTTGTCATCCGATCAGCTTTCCCTTCCTCAGTTCTTCTTGAAACGCCCGCAGCCGGCCGTGCATCTCGGACAGGCGCTCCACGTACGCCTCGAATTCGTCGCTACGCTTGAGCTTTTTATAAATCGTCCGAAGTCGCTTCAACAGCCGGACGGCCATCCGGTAGGCGGCGCGGTTTTTCTGCAGGATATGGCGTTCCGATTCCTGGTGAAGCCACGGCAGCAGCAGCTCCGGCCGCTTGGACTCCAGCTCCTTGTACGCGGCGCGGTCCGCGTCGTCCGTCCCGAGCCGGTGCGCCATATGGAAGCTGACCCATTCGCGGTAGCGCCCCAGCTTGAACAAGGCATCGACATACAAGCTGTAGCTTCGCGGCATCGCGTCGGCCAGCAGCGCCAGCCACCGGTCGCCGCAGTCCAGATGCTCCGCGCAGGCGGCCCAGTACGGGTGCAGATGATGCAGCGTCCACGGATCGTTCGGGGCCAGCAGCGACGGCGCGGCGGCGAGCCAATCCCGCAGCCTGCCCCACTCGCGCTGCTCGGTCAAATCCGACAACTGCAGCTCGATCGTCGGCCAGGGCAGCGGCGCGAGCGGGCGCAACCAGGCCCAAGCCGCTTCGTCCTCGCCGCGCAGCGCTTCGAGATGGGCCAGCAGCAGCCCCTTCAAGGAAGGATCGGCATCCTCCTCCCCGAGCATAATCAACTCCTGCCGCACCCAATCGTCCCGGCGCAGCGGCCTGAGCCAACTGAGCCTGTAAAAATCCGTCCAGCGGACGCCTTCGTTCTCCGTGCGCAGCGCGCGCGATCGAAGCATGCGCCGCGTCTCCCGCACCGCCGCGTCGAGGGACGGCGGCGCTTCCCGGATATCCGCCGCCGTCTCGGGGGAGATCAAGCTTCCGAACTTCGAGGTGAGCGGTTCGAGCAGGCGCTGCAGGTACAGCGCCTCCGGCTCGTAATACGGGCGGGTCGACCGCGGGGAACGCGACCAGGCAACCGCCGACTCGATGGCGACGAGCAGGCCGGCCAGCGAGTACAGCCGCTGCGCCCGCCGATCCCATCGGGACGCGCTGCGTTCCATCGCCTCGTGCATCCGCGCGAAAAAAGCTTGGGGCGATCTGCGCTTCAGCTCCGTCTGCTCCGCTTCGTGCCGCTCGGCCACATCCTTCAGCAGCTTCTCCCAGCCGCCGGGCTCCGGCGGATGCAGTCCCCATTCGGCGGGGTACATGCCGGAGGCGAGAGAGGAGGAGCCGTCCCGGGCACCGGCGCGACTGGCGGCTGCCGCAGCGGGCATGGCGGCCGGGGCTGGCCTCGGTGCCCGCAGCTCCTTGACGAACCGGTCGGGGTGCTCGTAAGCGGCATACGCGTACAAAAACAAAGCGGCCATATGCCCGCAGTATTCGTTCGTGCCGCACGTGCAATCGCTGATCGCGAGGAAGTCGAAGTCGAGGGTCGCCGCCACCGGCCCTTCGGGCGTCAGCACGCGGCCGGAGAGCCGATTGCAGCCGGACATTTCGGCGTTGTAGACCAAGCCCTTCTGCTGATACTCCAGTCCTTCGACGAGCGCGTCGATATGGAATTCCTCCCGAACCCGCGCGGCGAAGTCCATCAAGTCGTCACGGGCGATTTGCGATTTCAGCATGCGATTCAGCCGTCTCCTTACCCCAAGAGGGCGAATGTAATCATCCCCTTATTATACCAAATTCCAAAAGCCGATGTCGGCTTTACATTCGGGATTCGAATCGGTACAGTGGGAAGCGGATGAAGATTCCGTCAGGATAAAACAGGGAGGCGTGCATATGATCGTATCGGCCGAACGGCTGTCCGAATGGCTGAAGGAGGACGGCGTCGACACCGTGGTGGCGGATTGCCGGTTTACGCTGGGCAAACCGGACGAGGGACGGGAAGCTTACGCGGCGGGCAGGCTGCCGGGCGCCGTCTATCTCGATCTGGAGGAGGACCTGTCGTCGCCGGTCGGCGAACATGGCGGCCGGCATCCGCTTCCGGACCTCGACCGATTGGCGGCTAAACTGGGACGGTTCGGAATCGGACCGCGGACGCGCGTGGTCGCGTACGACGCGCAGGGCGGAGCGATGGCTTCCCGCCTCTGGTGGCTGCTCCGGTATATAGGGCACGAGCAGGCGTATGTGCTGGACGGCGGCATCGGAGCCTGGATCGCGTCCGGCGGCGAGATCGAGACCGGCGAGCCCCGCGGCACGGGGCTGGAGCCGACCGTATTCGTTCCGCGTCCGCAGCCGCATCTGCTCGCTTCCGTGGACGAGGTGCGCGCCGCTTCGTCGGCGATCAGAAGCGGTCAAGCGGGAGCGCCGCTGCTGATCGATTCCCGCGAGCGGCCGCGTTACCTCGGTGAAACCGAGCCGATCGACAAGTTGGCGGGCCATATTCCGGGCGCGGTCAACCGGTTCTGGAAGGACGCGCTGGACGAGCAAGGCCGCTGGAAGGACGCGGCGGGCCAAGCGGCGCGGTTCGCGGATCTCGGGGCCGAGCCGGACCGTGAGATCATCGTCTACTGCGGCTCCGGGGTGACGGCGTGTCCGAACGTGCTGGCTCTCCGGCAGGCGGGCTACCGCAATGTGCGGTTGTATGCGGGTTCGTGGAGCGATTGGATCTCGTACCCGGACAATCCGATTGCGACGGGAGAGGAAAAGAAGTAAAGCCGCGCGGCGGGTTGAGGGCTGTGACAGGTTGCCGGGAGGCAGGCTGTTGCGGCCCTTTTTTCATCTCTACTTGCAAACAAGACAGGCTGAAAACCGTACGCCTGGGCAAAGTATTTGATCTTGGATCAGATGCTTTTTTTATTTCACAGGATGAAAGGTCAGGTGTATGGCG harbors:
- a CDS encoding glutathione peroxidase, which produces MSIYEWTVRAADGQEVGLDAYKGNVLLIVNVASACGFTPQYAGLEFLYRRYRQAGLRVLAFPCNDFGAQEPGTMEEIRAFCSRNYGVTFDLFEKIKIVGEEAHPLYKHLTQSPGFAGDVAWNFEKFLVGRTGRTIGRFPSRTPPDDPELIAAIEAALAQDAG
- a CDS encoding FGGY-family carbohydrate kinase, with translation MLLLGIDIGTTNSKVGLFDEQGRTVAIESRPTVAYTHADGYSYYDPEEMWQGFASAVRAVLERAGGRKVGAIGITSMAESGLLVDVETGKARSPFMPWYDTCSQAQAERIAAESDAYERFRASGLRNSFKLGLAKLMWIRDRFPEAFGGSRWLSASSYIAYRLTGSMAIDYTLAARTYAYRIDSKQWDDAWIRHFGFDPAIFPEAIPGTASAGTTVEGAAGLPAGIPVVIAGHDHVVAALAAGAITPGVVYDSMGTAETLVGTLQERPLGRAEFDSGMSYGLHIAPGRLFWMGGNSASGGSVEWLRKLLADEQMSYEKLLSLLASREPGPTGILYYPYLPGSGAPRPDTKARGSFIGLTNKHGKADLIQAVLEGTAYQLQSIRRAAERIAGEPIERLVVVGGGTRNPYWLQTKADVLNATLDLPPVEEATLLGAALAAGVGGGVYGSVEEAAAAVRLEGGRQVAPDAERHERYKRLYEQGYEALQDALRVYFRSL
- a CDS encoding GntR family transcriptional regulator, translating into MNIMLSNASDEPIYSQIVRQIRSAILNGELAPGQSLPSIRQLAKDLQISVITTKRAYEELEKERLIDSVVGKGSFVSGASPQFIREQRLRLLENKLIEVVQESKSLQMPLEELIAHIRLLYEEGED
- a CDS encoding ABC-2 transporter permease; translated protein: MLNLIRKDLIVLRWYFLFVAAYVLVFGVITVTPFSPMMLVVLPTMMLTLFATNLEIRNKSMLFVGSLPVGRKQIVQAKYASFFVYLAIGIVLGCLSNLSNQVRYGPEDFPFSLQTLALAVFVSMLFTSLYYPLYYWLGTKSAAIATFSTLFLTAAGIAGFISVADSVDIGIANVSGFPFLYALPLVGLALLFVSYRLSLAIFLRKDMGS
- a CDS encoding alpha/beta fold hydrolase; this encodes MGRREEWTWTARDGLRLHGVGWRPDAEPPAGAVLLVHGMGEHIGRYEHVAAAIAGAGYACVGFDLRGHGRSGGRRGDAESYEHLLDDVDLALTRLREYAPDVPAFVWAHSYGGAIALNYAIRRRPGLAGMVVTGPWLRLAFEPPAWKLAVGQVFRRVWPSFTMKRGIRSGRLTRIAEAEADAMSDPLNHGVISARSFFGAKEHGLRALREADGLPSPILLMHGGDDQVTDAGASRELADRLGERCTFRLYEGMAHELHNDWCKDEMLGEALRWLDERTRELRPELAAPSDENREANDLDETKENCGDATSWH